Proteins co-encoded in one Medicago truncatula cultivar Jemalong A17 chromosome 8, MtrunA17r5.0-ANR, whole genome shotgun sequence genomic window:
- the LOC25501722 gene encoding lipoxygenase 6, chloroplastic: MFAVKSNPLLLRSPSVFSDKRQRRRIISRSSGWRSVQVQAVISGGDSKTTTSSPVDNKVSNGSLQSSSSDGRSDGGTIEVKAVVMIRKKMKGSVVEEVEDQLEYFFNGVGQGIQIQLVSELIDPATNNGKSVESYVGGWLPKPSNIPYVVEYSADFTVPSDFGSPAAILITNLRSKEFHLSEILLHGFTGGPVFFPANTWIHSRNDNPQSRIIFKNQAYLPSQTPPGIKDLRREDLLSTRGSGAAQEQERKPHDRIYDYAPYNELGNPDKEELVRPVIGDLERPYPRRCRTGRPPTRSDPRCETRIEKPHPVYVPRDETFEEIKQDAFAAGRLKAVFHNLIPKLAATMSNSDIPFKCFSEIDKLYIDGVSLGDEENKGIIENLLVGKVMKQVFNSGERLLKYDIPAIVKGDRFAWLRDNEFARQALAGVNPVNIELLKEFPIRSKLDPTIYGPPESAITKELLEQELGGISLEKAIEEKRLFIIDYHDMLLPFIKKMNSLPERKAYASRTILFITKAGVLRPIAIELSLPPTLTSPQNKKVYTQGHDATAHWIWKLAKAHVSSNDAGIHQLVNHWLRTHACMEPYIIATHRQLSSMHPIYKLLHPHTRYTMEINALARQSLINGGGIIEASFSPGKYALELSSAAYKSMWRFDLESLPADLIRRGMAVDDPSTPCGVKLVIDDYPYAADGLLIWSAIQEWVESYVKHFYSESNSIASDVELQEWWSEIKCKGHADKRNEPWWPKLDTKEDLSFILTTIIWVASGQHAAINFGQYPFGGYVPNRPTLMRKLIPQENDSDYEKFIKNPQLFFLSSLPTQLQATKVMAVQDTLSTHSPDEEYLGQVTHLHNHWINDQEVLKLFSKFSARLEEIEEIINARNKDPSLKSRTGAGVPPYELLLPLSGPGATGRGVPNSISI, encoded by the exons ATGTTCGCAGTGAAGTCTAATCCTTTACTCCTCCGATCCCCGTCGGTATTCTCCGATAAGAGGCAACGGAGGAGAATCATTTCACGGTCATCTGGATGGCGGAGCGTTCAAGTTCAAGCAGTGATCAGCGGCGGAGACAGCAAGACTACGACCTCATCTCCGGTGGACAACAAAGTGAGCAATGGTTCGTTACAAAGTAGCTCGAGTGATGGCAGAAGCGATGGTGGAACGATAGAGGTGAAAGCAGTGGTGAtgataagaaagaaaatgaaaggtaGTGTGGTTGAGGAGGTTGAGGATCAGTTGGAGTATTTCTTTAATGGTGTTGGTCAAGGGATACAGATTCAGCTTGTTAGTGAACTCATAGACCCTG CTACTAATAATGGTAAAAGCGTGGAATCCTACGTAGGAGGTTGGCTACCGAAGCCATCAAACATTCCATATGTTGTGGAATACTCTGCTGATTTCACAGTGCCAAGTGACTTTGGATCTCCAGCTGCTATTCTCATTACCAATCTTCGTTCAAAGGAGTTCCATTTATCGGAAATCCTCCTTCACGGCTTCACTGGAGGGCCTGTTTTCTTTCCAGCTAACACATGGATTCATTCGCGTAACGATAACCCTCAAAGTAGAATCATATTCAAAAACCAA GCATATTTACCATCACAAACACCACCTGGTATCAAAGATCTTCGACGTGAGGATTTGCTAAGCACAAGGGGAAGCGGTGCTGCCCAAGAACAGGAAAGAAAACCACATGATAGAATCTATGATTATGCTCCCTACAATGAGTTAGGCAACCCTGATAAAGAGGAACTTGTTAGACCAGTCATTGGAGATCTTGAGAGGCCTTATCCTCGTCGTTGTAGAACTGGAAGACCTCCTACTCGCTCAG ATCCACGATGCGAGACTAGAATTGAAAAGCCACACCCTGTTTATGTGCCGCGAGATGAaacttttgaagaaatcaaacaGGACGCATTTGCTGCTGGAAGATTGAAAGCTGTGTTCCACAATCTTATACCCAAACTTGCAGCCACTATGTCGAATTCAGACATTCCTTTCAAGTGTTTCTCGGAGATTGACAAGCTTTATATTGATGGtgttagtttgggagatgaagAGAATAAAGGGATAATAGAAAATCTCTTGGTGGGAAAAGTGATGAAACAGGTCTTCAATTCTGGAGAGCGGTTGCTGAAGTATGACATCCCGGCTATTGTAAAAG GAGATAGATTTGCTTGGTTGCGGGACAACGAATTTGCAAGGCAAGCCTTAGCTGGAGTCAATCCAGTGAATATTGAGCTATTGAAG GAGTTTCCAATCCGCAGCAAACTAGATCCAACTATCTATGGCCCTCCTGAATCAGCAATAACAAAGGAACTACTGGAGCAAGAACTTGGTGGAATAAGCTTGGAAAAG GCTATAGAGGAAAAGAGactatttattattgattatcaTGACATGCTTTTGCCATTCATCAAGAAGATGAACTCTTTACCTGAGAGGAAAGCTTATGCCTCCCGGACAATTCTCTTCATTACAAAGGCCGGCGTTCTGCGTCCTATAGCTATTGAGCTTTCTCTTCCTCCAACACTTACTTCGCcgcaaaataaaaaagtttacaCACAAGGTCATGATGCCACAGcacactggatttggaagttagCAAAAGCTCATGTTAGCTCAAATGATGCTGGCATCCATCAACTAGTAAATCATTG GTTAAGGACTCATGCATGCATGGAGCCATATATAATTGCTACTCATCGACAGTTAAGCTCAATGCATCCCATTTACAAGTTGCTGCATCCTCACACACGCTATACAATGGAAATTAATGCACTTGCTCGACAGAGTTTAATAAATGGAGGGGGTATAATTGAAGCATCTTTTAGTCCTGGAAAATATGCCTTGGAGCTTAGTTCAGCTGCTTACAAGAGCATGTGGAGATTTGATTTGGAGTCTCTCCCAGCAGATCTTATTCGAAG GGGCATGGCAGTAGATGACCCTTCAACGCCCTGTGGTGTAAAACTTGTGATTGATGACTACCCTTATGCTGCAGATGGACTCTTAATTTGGTCTGCCATTCAAGAATGGGTAGAATCTTATGTCAAACACTTCTATTCTGAATCAAATTCAATTGCATCGGATGTTGAGCTCCAAGAGTGGTGGAGTGAAATCAAGTGTAAGGGTCACGCTGACAAAAGAAATGAACCTTGGTGGCCTAAACTAGATACCAAAGAGGACCTATCTTTCATACTTACAACAATCATATGGGTTGCTTCAGGACAACATGCTGCTATAAATTTTGGTCAATACCCTTTTGGAGGATATGTGCCTAACCGTCCTACCCTCATGAGAAAACTTATCCCTCAAGAAAATGATTCTGATTATGAGAAGTTTATTAAAAATCCTCAGCTTTTTTTCCTATCATCATTGCCTACTCAACTTCAAGCTACCAAAGTAATGGCTGTTCAGGACACATTGTCGACTCATTCCCCTGACGAAGAGTATTTGGGTCAAGTGACTCATTTGCATAATCATTGGATCAATGATCAGGAAGTCCTGAAATTGTTTAGTAAATTCTCTGCTAGACTTGAGGAGATAGAGGAAATTATAAATGCAAGAAATAAGGATCCAAGTTTGAAAAGTAGAACTGGTGCAGGTGTTCCTCCTTATGAACTTTTGCTTCCTTTGTCAGGACCCGGGGCAACTGGTCGTGGAGTCCCGAACAGTATATCTATATGA